Proteins encoded by one window of Rutidosis leptorrhynchoides isolate AG116_Rl617_1_P2 chromosome 7, CSIRO_AGI_Rlap_v1, whole genome shotgun sequence:
- the LOC139857182 gene encoding putative F-box/FBD/LRR-repeat protein At4g13965, with product MNARDPGSISASALGPCPSKKRKRISAEGDRLSRLSDDLIIKILSDIDTKHAIQTSILSSRWKNIWKSNPHLNLSSHNFTSESKFFDFVTRVLSSRNNEIELSFVKLSLHEDVVSEAFLQKIMNYVFSHNIQKTSIIIDGDGRNNSEFPLSLFCSRSIKDLALTGPARGGCITITSSWDLPALTSLHLGNFTMSRNNTPDEFGGLFSKCPNLKNLTLTDCAIYVDDFIISHSQLTNLTLKDGFWYDLNVVAPHLKDLTIVNCKGELMISTPELSSLMMTKSESSYDFSADGLFSLEKVDFYIWRNKLMSWTTESDAFEIIDVLQLFHNVQYLTLGLEVVEVLASNVHLVSHLPSPFAKLRSLKIYPKDLYSEEGLEEIKMPRDVKNYLLGASPSASFSLFSREEMKALQNVKRAQKVMAELQLLLEKEKEKINCETAQTDDGEGKLVKEEISQIDNCWEDLFEQIQQGGFKINHIFSLLHETEDLLKKVPASKKDMIQGRLSSLRAESHNVIKLIMGSNDVLVALMNFL from the exons ATGAATGCAAGAGACCCAGGTTCAATTTCAGCTAGTGCTTTGGGGCCTTGTCCttcaaagaaaagaaaaagaataagTGCAGAAGGCGATAGACTAAGTAGATTGTCAGATGATCTCATCATTAAAATTCTCTCAGATATCGACACCAAACATGCAATCCAAACTAGTATTTTGTCATCTAGATGGAAGAATATTTGGAAGTCAAACCCACATCTCAATTTATCTAGTCACAATTTTACCTCAGAATCTAAATTCTTTGATTTTGTTACTCGTGTCTTGTCTTCGCGCAATAATGAAATAGAATTGTCATTTGTTAAGCTTAGTCTTCATGAGGATGTAGTTAGCGAAGCGTTTCTCCAAAAGATTATGAACTATGTGTTTTCACACAATATTCAAAAGACATCTATTATTATAGATGGGGATGGAAGAAACAATAGCGAATTCCCTCTTTCTCTCTTTTGTTCTCGGTCTATTAAAGATCTCGCTTTGACTGGACCTGCTAGAGGGGGATGCATTACGATCACATCATCTTGGGATCTACCAGCTTTAACATCATTGCATCTTGGCAATTTTACCATGTCCAGGAACAATACTCCTGATGAGTTTGGTGGTCTTTTCTCTAAGTGCCCAAACTTGAAGAATCTTACCTTAACTGATTGCGCCATTTATGTTGATGATTTCATCATTTCCCATTCTCAACTTACTAATCTCACACTTAAAGATGGGTTTTGGTATGATCTTAATGTAGTAGCACCTCACTTGAAGGATCTCACTATTGTAAACTGCAAAGGGGAACTAATGATTTCTACACCCGAATTATCCTCATTGATGATGACTAAAAGTGAATCTTCTTATGATTTTTCCGCTGATGGTTTGTTTTCTTTGGAGAAAGTGGATTTCTATATTTGGCGAAATAAGCTCATGAGTTGGACAACAGAGTCAGATGCTTTCGAAATTATTGATGTGCTTCAACTGTTCCACAATGTCCAATATCTTACGCTTGGATTAGAAGTTGTAGAG GTTCTTGCATCAAACGTGCACCTAGTCTCACATCTACCTTCTCCATTTGCTAAGTTAAGGAGTCTCAAGATATATCCAAAAGACTTGTACTCGGAGGAAGGACTAGAGGAAATAAAGATGCCTAGAGATGTCAAAAACTATCTGCTAGGCGCTTCTCCAAGTGCCAGTTTTTCCTTATTTTCACGTGAG GAAATGAAAGCATTGCAAAATGTCAAAAGAGCACAAAAAGTTATGGCCGAGTTGCAGCTGCTcttagaaaaggagaaagagaaaatAAATTGTGAGACAGCACAAACTGATGATGGTGAAGGGAAACTTGTCAAAGAAGAAATTTCACAGATCGATAACTGTTGGGAAGATCTGTTTGAGCAGATCCAACAAGGGGGCTTTAAGATTAATCACATATTTTCATTGTTGCATGAGACTGAAGACTTACTAAAAAAGGTTCCAGCATCAAAGAAGGACATGATTCAAGGACGTTTGTCTAGCTTACGTGCAGAGTCCCACAATGTTATAAAATTAATAATGGGAAGCAATGATGTATTAGTGGCCTTAATGAATTTTTTATAG